A window of the Gemmatimonadota bacterium genome harbors these coding sequences:
- a CDS encoding RraA family protein: MAFKTTDLCDEHETDPALQVAEPIFNDYGGVMAFCGPIATVKVCEDNVLVREILETPGEGRVLVVDGEGSMWCALLGDMVAEIASDNGWSGIVINGGVRDVSEIAKIDIGVKARFSVPRRSRKEGKGRQNTPLAFAGVAFLPGDYLYADEDGILIATRDLLDA, from the coding sequence ATGGCTTTCAAAACCACTGATTTGTGCGATGAACACGAAACCGACCCGGCACTTCAAGTTGCCGAGCCGATATTCAACGACTATGGCGGTGTGATGGCATTTTGCGGTCCGATTGCCACGGTCAAAGTTTGCGAAGACAATGTGCTGGTGCGCGAGATACTCGAAACACCGGGCGAGGGGCGCGTTCTCGTCGTCGATGGCGAGGGTTCGATGTGGTGCGCGCTTTTGGGGGATATGGTCGCTGAAATCGCCAGTGACAACGGCTGGTCGGGGATTGTCATAAATGGCGGTGTGCGCGATGTTTCTGAAATTGCGAAAATCGATATAGGTGTCAAGGCGCGCTTTTCTGTGCCGCGCCGCAGCCGAAAAGAAGGCAAGGGACGCCAAAATACGCCTCTTGCTTTTGCCGGTGTCGCCTTTCTTCCGGGCGATTATCTCTACGCCGATGAAGACGGTATTTTGATCGCTACGAGAGATT